The Benincasa hispida cultivar B227 chromosome 9, ASM972705v1, whole genome shotgun sequence genome has a segment encoding these proteins:
- the LOC120086322 gene encoding dual specificity protein kinase pyk3-like isoform X1, which produces MLPFRFCALVFVCFSSSFQLFKSLMERDPLRNNNNNSNGTANNKVDTPGRNGAEASSLLLRSNCDASRQTTPSDFVLQWGNRKRLRCMKVQGRDKTDPATPAHRSTTARVDRRVVRTDKDSPNRTSITANGYLNLRQRPSSPQFPPPHHRILRNSETAGAMRVHGNGGVRGIASPDRVAHDRRGSNNHHHHHHHHSNNNHHHHNENNNKSAATSDTAHDSKKGGSSSGGSGEAAVPQVWPPKFAIALTNKEKEEDFLAIKGSKLPQRPKKRAKIIQRTVNLVSPGAWLSDLTLERYEVREKKISKKRPRGLKAMGNMESDSE; this is translated from the exons ATGCTTCCCTTTCGATTTTGCGCACTGGTTTTTGTTTGCTTCAGTTCAAGTTTTCAG TTATTTAAAAGCCTGATGGAAAGGGATCCATTGagaaacaataacaataatagcAACGGCACCGCCAATAACAAAGTGGACACACCAGGAAGAAACGGAGCCGAAGCGTCATCGTTGCTACTGAGATCCAATTGCGATGCTTCAAGACAGACCACACCATCGGACTTTGTTTTACAGTGGGGAAACCGGAAACGCCTTAGATGCATGAAGGTCCAGGGCAGAGACAAAACCGACCCCGCCACTCCGGCTCACCGTAGTACCACCGCCCGGGTCGACCGCCGAGTCGTTAGAACCGATAAAGACTCCCCAAACCGGACCAGCATCACTGCCAATGGGTATTTGAATCTCCGCCAACGACCCTCTTCTCCTCAGTTCCCCCCTCCTCACCACCGCATTCTCAg gAACTCGGAGACGGCAGGGGCGATGAGAGTGCACGGCAACGGCGGCGTTCGGGGAATTGCGTCGCCGGACAGAGTGGCGCACGATAGAAGAGGAAGTAataaccaccaccaccaccaccaccatcaCTCCAACAACAACCATCATCATCACAATGAGAATAACAACAAATCAGCAGCCACATCGGACACGGCGCACGATAGTAAAAAGGGTGGGTCTTCCTCCGGTGGCAGTGGGGAGGCTGCTGTGCCACAAGTATGGCCGCCAAAATTCGCTATTGCTTTGACAAACAAAGAGAAAGAAGAGGATTTTTTGGCCATCAAGGGCTCTAAATTGCCCCAAAGACCCAAGAAACGAGCCAAGATTATCCAACGCACCGTCAAC CTGGTGAGTCCGGGGGCATGGCTATCTGATCTGACGCTCGAGCGGTATGAAGTTCGGGAGAAGAAGATTTCTAAGAAG AGACCGAGAGGATTGAAGGCAATGGGTAACATGGAGTCGGATTCGGAGTGA
- the LOC120086322 gene encoding dual specificity protein kinase pyk3-like isoform X2, whose protein sequence is MERDPLRNNNNNSNGTANNKVDTPGRNGAEASSLLLRSNCDASRQTTPSDFVLQWGNRKRLRCMKVQGRDKTDPATPAHRSTTARVDRRVVRTDKDSPNRTSITANGYLNLRQRPSSPQFPPPHHRILRNSETAGAMRVHGNGGVRGIASPDRVAHDRRGSNNHHHHHHHHSNNNHHHHNENNNKSAATSDTAHDSKKGGSSSGGSGEAAVPQVWPPKFAIALTNKEKEEDFLAIKGSKLPQRPKKRAKIIQRTVNLVSPGAWLSDLTLERYEVREKKISKKRPRGLKAMGNMESDSE, encoded by the exons ATGGAAAGGGATCCATTGagaaacaataacaataatagcAACGGCACCGCCAATAACAAAGTGGACACACCAGGAAGAAACGGAGCCGAAGCGTCATCGTTGCTACTGAGATCCAATTGCGATGCTTCAAGACAGACCACACCATCGGACTTTGTTTTACAGTGGGGAAACCGGAAACGCCTTAGATGCATGAAGGTCCAGGGCAGAGACAAAACCGACCCCGCCACTCCGGCTCACCGTAGTACCACCGCCCGGGTCGACCGCCGAGTCGTTAGAACCGATAAAGACTCCCCAAACCGGACCAGCATCACTGCCAATGGGTATTTGAATCTCCGCCAACGACCCTCTTCTCCTCAGTTCCCCCCTCCTCACCACCGCATTCTCAg gAACTCGGAGACGGCAGGGGCGATGAGAGTGCACGGCAACGGCGGCGTTCGGGGAATTGCGTCGCCGGACAGAGTGGCGCACGATAGAAGAGGAAGTAataaccaccaccaccaccaccaccatcaCTCCAACAACAACCATCATCATCACAATGAGAATAACAACAAATCAGCAGCCACATCGGACACGGCGCACGATAGTAAAAAGGGTGGGTCTTCCTCCGGTGGCAGTGGGGAGGCTGCTGTGCCACAAGTATGGCCGCCAAAATTCGCTATTGCTTTGACAAACAAAGAGAAAGAAGAGGATTTTTTGGCCATCAAGGGCTCTAAATTGCCCCAAAGACCCAAGAAACGAGCCAAGATTATCCAACGCACCGTCAAC CTGGTGAGTCCGGGGGCATGGCTATCTGATCTGACGCTCGAGCGGTATGAAGTTCGGGAGAAGAAGATTTCTAAGAAG AGACCGAGAGGATTGAAGGCAATGGGTAACATGGAGTCGGATTCGGAGTGA